The DNA region AATTCCTATTTCCGGTATTGCTGGTGATCAGCAAGCGGCTTTGTTTGGACAAATGTGTACTAAGCCCGGAATGGTTAAAAACACTTATGGAACGGGTTGTTTTATGTTGATGAACATTGGCGAAAAACCAACGGTTTCCAAAAATAATCTATTGACAACAGTTGCTTGGAAAATAAACGGCAAAACGAGTTATGCGTTGGAGGGAAGTATATTTATTGCCGGAGCCGTGGTGCAATGGTTACGCGATAGTTTAAAGATAATTCGAAATTCCGGCGATGTTGAAAAATTAGCGGAATCAGTAGAGAGTTCGGACGGCGTATATTTTGTTCCAGCTTTTGCGGGCTTGGGGGCACCACATTGGAACCAGCATGCACAAGGTACAATTTTCGGATTAACAAGAGGAAGTACAGATGCCCATATTGCACGAGCTGCGTTGGAGTCTATTGCGTACCAAACAATGGATATTCTAAAAGCTATGGAAGCCGACTCAGGTATTTCTATAAAAGAATTACGTGTAGATGGAGGGGCAACGGTAAACAATATGCTGATGCAATTCCAAGCTGATGTTTTAAATACAATAACGGTCAGGCCAAAAGTAGTGGAAACCACAGCAATGGGAGCGGCTTTTTTGGCGGGATTAGCTGTAGGTTACTGGGAAAACTCAGAAGAAATTCAAGAAATTTGGCAGACAGATAAACATTTTAGTCCTAAAACTGAAAGAAAAGAAATTGAAAAAGACATTAAAGGTTGGTATAGGGCAATTGATGCTTTAGAATATTGGACCAAGAACTAATCATAAAAAACTACTATCATGACACCATTTATTGCAGAAATTATCGGAACTTTTTTTCTTATTCTTTTAGGGGCTGGCGTTGTAGCTAATGTCATTTTGGAAAAAACAAAATCAAACGACCAAGGTTGGATGGTAATTACCACCGCATGGGGTTTTGCTGTTTTTGTTGGCGTAGTGGTGGCAGGACCTTATAGTGGAGCTCATTTAAATCCCGCTGTAAGCATTGGGTTGGCCGTTGCGGGGAAATTCGATTGGGCATTGGTGCCAAGCTATACTTTAGCACAGTTCATCGGTGCTATGTTGGGCTCATTAGGTGCATGGTTAATATATAAAGATCATTTTCGCATTACTGAAGACGGTGAAACTAAAAGAGCTGTTTTTTGTACTGCACCAGCAATAAGAAATTGGTCTTCAAACATTTTTTCCGAGATAATAGGAACTTTTACATTAGTATTTGTCGTACTTTATTTTACAAACCCTGCCCTAACAGATGTTGCTACAAATGCTGAAACTCCTATTGGTCTTGGTTCACTAGGTGCTTTGCCCGTGGCAATATTGGTCTGGGTAATTGGTCTGTCTTTGGGTGGCACTACTGGTTATGCTATTAACCCTGCTCGTGATTTAGGACCGCGAATTATGCATGCTATACTTCCAATAAAAAATAAGGCTTCTAACGATTGGGGCTATGCTTGGATTCCAGTTATTGGACCAATAATTGGGGCTTCTTTAGCGGGACTTCTTATGTTGATGCTTTCGTAACGAAAACAAATAAGTTTCGTTTAATTATTTTTTATTTCGCTTAACTTTGTTTTTATAAAAAAAATACGTATTATTGCCTTTAAATATAATAACGTGAAATAAAAGTTAAACAAAAAGAGATATTCGTTTCGCTTTTAAAGAAAAATAATTCAATTCAAATAATTATGAAACTCAAATTATTAATTAAAGAAAAATTGAAGTACTTTCCAATTTTGTTGCTAATGATGAGCTTTACAATTGTTACAGCTCAAAAAACAATAACAGGTACGGTACTAGATGAAACAGGGACACCATTACCCGGTGCTTCTGTTGTAGTAAAGAATACGACAAACGGAACATCTACCGATTTTGATGGTAATTTTTCGTTGAACGTAAACGACAATGCTACTACTTTGGTTATCTCCTTTGTTGGATACACTACTAAAGAAGTTGCAATTTCAGATACTATTTCAGATACTATTTCTGTTACATTGGAACCAGATGCAAGTATTTTAGATGAAGTGGTTGTGGTTGGTTACGGTACGCAAAGGAAAAGTGATTTAGTAAGTGCTGTTGCCAAAACAGATATGGCAAAAGCAGTTGCAACACCAACTTCCGATGTAACCGAAATGCTTAGAGGTAGAATATCAGGTTTAAAAGTTGACGTAGGAGGCGGTACTTTAAGACCGGGTGGAACTTCTGAAATTATTTTTAGAGGGCGTGGTTCTATTGAAGGTAACGTAAGTGGTATTTATGTGGTTGATGGAGTTGTTAGAGATGGCGGTATAGAAGACATAAATCCAGACGACATAGAGTCGATCGAATTTCTTAAAGATGCCTCTGCACAAGCTATTTACGGATCTAGAGCGGTTAATGGTGTAGTATTGGTCACCACTAAAAGAGGTAAAACGGATAAAGTGAGTGTTTCTTATCATGGTTTTGTAACCACAAAATCAATTGAAAGAAATTTTGACGTTTACAGTGGACAAGAGTTTGCACAATTAAAAAGAGAAGCCGTACGTGCTACAAATGCCAATGACGAATATTCTGACGATACTGATGTGTTTTCGGCCATTGAGTTAGAGAATATAAATAATAATAACTTTGTAGATTGGGAGGATGAGCTTGTAAAAAATGGATTTGTGAATAGTCATTCTATTGGTGTTTCTGGAGGTACTGAATTGACCAAGGTGTATGGTAGTCTAAGCTATTTTAAAGAGAACGGAATTATACCAACTTCAAGTTACGCGAGAAAAAACTTGCGTTTGAATGTAGATCAAAAAATTAGCAATAAGTTTTCCGCAACGTTTGACCTTAACTTGTTAAATGATGACACGGAAAGAGCGGCAAATGTAAATGTGATAACTGTTTCACCTTTAGGAAATGCATACAATCCAGATGGTAGTGTTACAAGATACCCTAGTGGAGAGGAGTTATCAGCAACCAATCCGTTATGGAATTTACGCGAACAGGATCATGATGAAAAAGGAAATGATTTTGTTGTAACGGTTATCCCGAAATATCAAATTACAGAAAATTTGCAATACCAATTAAAAGCTTCTATGACAAGAAAAAATTCTGAGAGAGGTCAGTACCAATCTTCGTTGAGTTCCGCAGGTAATACAGATAGGGGGATCGCAAGAATTGATAATCAATTAAGAGAAGCATTTTTAATTGAAAATATTTTAACTTACGATTGGGATATAAACGA from Aureibaculum sp. 2308TA14-22 includes:
- a CDS encoding MIP/aquaporin family protein; this encodes MTPFIAEIIGTFFLILLGAGVVANVILEKTKSNDQGWMVITTAWGFAVFVGVVVAGPYSGAHLNPAVSIGLAVAGKFDWALVPSYTLAQFIGAMLGSLGAWLIYKDHFRITEDGETKRAVFCTAPAIRNWSSNIFSEIIGTFTLVFVVLYFTNPALTDVATNAETPIGLGSLGALPVAILVWVIGLSLGGTTGYAINPARDLGPRIMHAILPIKNKASNDWGYAWIPVIGPIIGASLAGLLMLMLS
- the glpK gene encoding glycerol kinase GlpK encodes the protein MGKYILALDQGTTSSRAIVFDKKGSIISVAQKEFTQHFPKPGWVEHDPTEIWSTQAGVAAEAIAKKGLNVENIAAIGITNQRETVVVWDKNTGQPIYNAIVWQDKRTSNYCDELKEQGKADMIRQKTGLVIDSYFSGTKVKWILDNVDGAREKAENGDLIMGTIDTWLIWNFTKGNQHVTDVSNASRTLLFNLNTMEWDDELLEMLTIPKSMLPEVKQSSEIYGHTQSTFYDTKIPISGIAGDQQAALFGQMCTKPGMVKNTYGTGCFMLMNIGEKPTVSKNNLLTTVAWKINGKTSYALEGSIFIAGAVVQWLRDSLKIIRNSGDVEKLAESVESSDGVYFVPAFAGLGAPHWNQHAQGTIFGLTRGSTDAHIARAALESIAYQTMDILKAMEADSGISIKELRVDGGATVNNMLMQFQADVLNTITVRPKVVETTAMGAAFLAGLAVGYWENSEEIQEIWQTDKHFSPKTERKEIEKDIKGWYRAIDALEYWTKN
- a CDS encoding SusC/RagA family TonB-linked outer membrane protein, giving the protein MKLKLLIKEKLKYFPILLLMMSFTIVTAQKTITGTVLDETGTPLPGASVVVKNTTNGTSTDFDGNFSLNVNDNATTLVISFVGYTTKEVAISDTISDTISVTLEPDASILDEVVVVGYGTQRKSDLVSAVAKTDMAKAVATPTSDVTEMLRGRISGLKVDVGGGTLRPGGTSEIIFRGRGSIEGNVSGIYVVDGVVRDGGIEDINPDDIESIEFLKDASAQAIYGSRAVNGVVLVTTKRGKTDKVSVSYHGFVTTKSIERNFDVYSGQEFAQLKREAVRATNANDEYSDDTDVFSAIELENINNNNFVDWEDELVKNGFVNSHSIGVSGGTELTKVYGSLSYFKENGIIPTSSYARKNLRLNVDQKISNKFSATFDLNLLNDDTERAANVNVITVSPLGNAYNPDGSVTRYPSGEELSATNPLWNLREQDHDEKGNDFVVTVIPKYQITENLQYQLKASMTRKNSERGQYQSSLSSAGNTDRGIARIDNQLREAFLIENILTYDWDINDNNKFNITLVQAADENKYSRTFTEGRGFPNESLGYDGITNAIGNVSVERDKTKIRTASFMGRARYNLLNKYLFTATYRADGSSVNAADFKWTYNPAAAFAWKLHNESFLEDAGAIQELKLRVSYGSLANALKRPYTSLFTADGQNYIFDGESASGYSPSVVLPNTNLKHETITTLNFGLDFSIFKRFLTGSVEYYDSKTKDLLLRRGVPSITGYQFTYFNAGELQNKGIELSLTANLFNTEDFSWSVSTNWSNNKNKLTELYNDGSGQPVLEDDAYNYYVGQPIGVIRQYKFDGIWQAGDDFANAPQANPESTVTQDNLRPGDIRISDVNGDGKITQEDDRVFIDPNPDWFGSLSTNISYKGFDLLVDFYAVEGATKRNPFLSDFNNGGTLQGKNNGVKVPYYTPENPSTTFPRPNFDAPPQYIGALAVKDASYIRLRTISLGYNLPESLTSKLNMNQIRFYVTGTNLFTETDYIGYSPEVNIRNTFSNADTGYPDATSYTFGVKVNL